TATCATGTTAATATTTTAAATTTCTCATTTGACGATATTCATGATAGAATGATTATCGGAGGTGCATATACTCTATGTTTGCTACACTTGAGAGCACATTATTAGTAGATCAAGCTGAAGAACTTGCTAACTTGGTACTTCAATCAGAGACTGTTGAGGAGTATCGTCGTAGTTTCAATATATTAAAAAAAGATCAAGAAGCTCAACAACTAATTCAGGAATTTACTAAGATTAAGGACCTGTACGAAGATGTTCAACGTTTTGGTAAATATCATCCTGATTATCGTAAAATTACAAAAGATTTGCGTGATATTAAGCGTGAGGTAGATTTGAACGAAAGTATATCTAATTTTAAGAAGGCTGAGAATGAAGTACAATCTCTTCTTGATGAAATTAGTGTGCAAATCGGTCAAGCTGTTTCCATCCATGTTAAAGTTCCTACAGGTAACCCATTTTTTGAATCTAGTTGTGGCGGGGGATGCGGATCTGGTGGAAGTTGTGGGTGTAAGGTATCCTAAAACGAGTATTACTGCTCGTTTTCTTTTTTTGCTAAAATGTACAGATGATTAAAATAATACAGATTTAACTGACATTTTTTAAAAATTAGCTTATACGAGTTAATTTCATAATAATAACTCTTAAATCAAAAAACGAACATTTTTCTTCATCCGGAACTTGTTAATAAACAATACACGGATAAAAATACTAATAAAGGTGAAATTCATACGTTTTTTGGTAACAAATGATACATTATGAAATTGATTCATACAAATATTGTTTATAAAATGAAAATTTGCTAGACTTTTTATTGGAAATAATGATGTTACTAATGTTGTTTAGATAACCTGAGGGAGACAAGAGTATGTTTGAAAAGCGTCAAGGGATAGTTGTTTGGCTCCATACATTAAAACAATTAAAAATGCTTAGAAAATTTGGGAATGTTCATTATGTTTCAAAAAAATTAAAATACGTTGTCCTGTATTGTAATATGGATGTAACAGAGCAAACGATTCAAAAGCTCTCTTCCTACTCCTATGTTAAACATGTTGAGCCCTCTTACAAACCCTTTCTAAAGCTGGAATTTGAATCAAAAATTGATAAAGCAAAAGAATATGATTACAAAATTGGCTTGTAGTTATTAAACTGCATCCAAAAAAGGCTGACAATAGTGTCAGCCTTTTTCCATTTGTTGAAAGTAAGGTCGTAAGATCGTAGTGACCAGTTTTAAGGGTGAATGATATGCTATTGAAGAGGAGGGATAAGATGGTTTAGTCTTAAAATCCCAATCAGATATTGGTAGTAAAGATCAGTTTCATTAAACATACTTGATGGTTTAACATCAAACGAAATAATATTCTTCTGCAATGTTTTAGCCAATTCATTAAATAAATCATATCGTTTGTTTTCTAATTGGTTCGGATTAGGTATCCCTTCCCTACATATATATAAGGCTTGGAAATTCCCCGGATCAGTAGGCTTCATAATTACCACAACGGAAGTAACATCTTTGTCATTCAATTTTGTATGTAAAGCTAGTAAATGAGTTACTCGATGTTTATTAGCCATTGCTGTTTCAATTAACTCATAAATATCAGAATAACCCTCACCTAATTCAATAAAACGCTGTATCATAAAAACTTCCCCCTGAAAAAAATTTAACAATATTTCATTTAACCGATCCAACTATAACATGTAAATAGTAAAAAGAGAAGTTGGATAGTAGCTTATATGTTTTCTTGAAAAACATGGATTTTCAGCTAGTACTAATCCTAAATCCTTAGTCCAGTCTATAAATTCCTATTAAAAAAACCCTACAGAAATTAATCTGTAGGGTCCTTCAATACCTTTTATACTAAAGGCTGAAGGCAAAGGGAGAGGAGAAACCGGAGGAAGAACTTATGGGGAAACGTAAGTCTTCTCCGCGGTTGGCAACAACATCAACGAATCGATGTTGTTACTAATCATTATCACCAAATGGTTAATCAGTATACATCATTATGTAATTTTTTCTTAACTTTTTATCCAACTGCAATTCAAAAAGAGAGAACTTGAGGATAAGAGTATAGGAAACAATATTAATTGAAGAAAATATTACTAATAAGTTTAGATATTGTAACAAACTGAAGGCCTATGGTAGGATTAAGTGAAAACTTTAAAAAATCATGTTTTTATCTTTATTTATATCATGTAAAATTAAAAAGTAGTGGTGAACGTAATGAGAGTAGTATCTGGAAACTATAAAGGGAGACAGCTTAAAGCTGTACCTGGAACAACAACAAGACCAACAACTGATAAAGTTAAGGAAGCTATTTTTAATATGGTTGGTCCATATTTTGATGGGGGCTTAGCGTTAGATTTATTTGCCGGTAGTGGAGGGTTAGGAATTGAAGCACTTAGTCGGGGAATTGAACGCTGTATCTTTGTTGATCGTGAGCCAAAAGCGATACAAACAATACATAAAAATTTAGAGATTTGTCAAGCTACCGAATTTGAGGTATATCGTAATGATGCAGAAAGAGCATTAAAGGCTATAATAAAAAGGGAGTTACGTTTTCAATTAATCTTGTTAGATCCACCGTATAAGCAACAAAAATTGAAAGCGCTTTTAAAAATGATAAGTGAAAATGGTTTATTAGACAAAAACGGTTTTATTGTTACCGAGCATGGTTCTGACATAGTACTTACTGAAGAAGTTGAGGAACTTGTTCAAGTAAAACAAGAAACCTATGGTACGAGTTCAATTACAATTTATAGTAACAAGGAAGCAATTGGGGAGGATGAATAAATGGGTAGTATTGCAGTATGTCCAGGTAGTTTTGACCCTATTACTTATGGACATTTAGACATTATCAAAAGAGGAGCAAAAGTATTTGAAGAGGTATATGTTTGTGTCCTAAATAATGCTTCAAAACAACCATTGTTTACTGTGGATGAACGATGTGAGCTTATCCGGGAAGTGACCAAAGAAATGCCAAATGTCATTGTAGAATCATATCGTGGTCTTCTTATTGATTATGTTCGAGAAAAAAATGCACAAGCCATTTTACGTGGCTTACGTGCAGTTTCAGATTTTGAATATGAAATGCAAATTACTTCCATGAACAGAGTACTAGATGAGAATATTGAAACATTCTTCATGATGACAAACAACCAATATTCCTTCCTAAGTTCGAGTATTGTTAAAGAAGTTGCAAAATATAAAGGAGATATTTCTGAATTGGTACCAGAAGTTGTAGAAAAGGCACTTAAAACTAAATTTGTAAATGAATAAAAGGTGAAAAGGTGAGGGAGCTCCTCACCTTTTTTAGATATTTGAGTATTGTTTTATGATAACTTCGTGAAAACATTCCTTTTTCCATAAAGAATGATATATAGCAATAAAGATGCTAATGTAATGATGGGACCAGTATGGATAACTATTTCCCAATAGATTTTTGCCCATTCGGGTCCATTTGTCATTAAAATAACTGGTAAATCACTCGTATTGTGAGCTTGTAGATTCAAGTACAATGGCTTGAACAACAAGTAAGCAATGAACGAAGAATAAAAACCTTGCAGAATTCTAGCGATGAAAAAGGGCTTAAATCTAATATCAGTGTCAGCTAAAATACTTGCAACTTGGGCCTGTATTGATAATCCTCCAAAAGCTAAAATGAAGCTTGCAATCATTACTTTATCTAAAAGATTTGCATTGGTTTCGCTCACTAACTGATTGCCTAGAGTAATTTCAAAGATGCCGGTAATAAGAGGTACGCTTAAATCAGTAGCGATGTGGAAAAATGCTAAAAATCCAGAGAAAATAAGACCGATTATCTCCGTAACAGAAATGATGGCTAAAATTTTATTGAATACCGAGAAAAGGATAATAAATCCGCCAATCATTAGTAATGTTTGAATTGATGATATGACGGCATCTCCAAGCATTTTTCCTAATGGCCTGGTTTCACTCACTCTTGTAGCATGCAGCTCCTTAAGAGCAATTGAAAGAGGTGAAAAGAAGGACTTCTTTTTCTTCGGTTGAATGACTGAATCGGATCCTCCATAAAATCTCATTGTCAATCCAACACCTAAATTCCCTAAATAATGTGATGCAGCTAATAATATACCAAGTGAAGGATTGTCAAAAAAACCAACTGCAACGGCACCAAAAATAAATAAAGGGTTTGAAGAACTTGTAAATGATACAAGCCGCTCTGCCTGAACTGTGGTTAGTTGTTTTTCCTGCCTCATTCTTGCCGTAAGTTTTGCTCCAGCTGGATTACCTGAAGCCATCCCCATTGCCCATACAAAACCACCTACACCCGGAACTCGAAAAATTGGTCTCATCAGTGGCTCTAAAAGAACTCCAATAAATTTGACAACACCAAAACCAATAAGAAGTTCGGAAACAATAAAAAAAGGAAGAAGTGATGGAAAAACTACTTCCCACCAAATTGATAGTCCCCTTGTTGATGCATCAAGAGACTCCTTAGGATTAAGAATAATGGCAACTGTTAAGCCGCTAATAAAAATAGCTAAGATAATTGTTTTAAGTTTTGAAAGACTCAAAATGTGACGCCTCCTAAATTAAACACACATGTATGAAAATAAGGATCATACAGCTTTTCCAAACAATTGTACAATCCTTACTAATTCAATATACGTGAATAGGTGGACATTTTAGACCATAAGAATGTCATAGGAGCTTAAATAAACACTGGGGTACACTCCATAAGTATTTTCTCTAACAGAACCCTAATTATAGTCAGAGACCCTGGTGCAGTGAAGATCAAGGTTTAAATGTAGCAACTTGCTTAAATATAAATCAGTTGCGAAATATTACTAATAAGGTAATCATATATTTTATTCTATTCCAGTGAAAAAGGAGGAACTCTCCTTGAAAAAAGAACCCAAAATCGGACTAGCGCTTGGCTCAGGAGGTGCAAGAGGATTTGCTCATTTAGGAGTATTAAAGGTTTTAAAAGAAAATGGTATACCAATTGATTTAATAGCCGGTAGCAGTATGGGAGCGGTCGTTGGAACCTTGTATGCAGCAGGAACGAGTATAGAACGACTTTATCAGTTTGCATTAGCGTTTAAGAGGAAATATTATTTAGATTATACCGTACCTAAAATGGGGTTTATTTCAGGAAATCGTGTAAAAGAGCTTATTCGGTTATTTACACACCAAAAAGACTTTCATCAATTAAATATTCCTGTTGCAGTTGTTGCAACTGATTTATATGATGGGAAAAAGGTTATATTTAAAGAGGGGCCAGTTGCAGATGCTGTCCGTGCAAGTATTGCCATACCAGGAATTTTTGTACCTGAAAAGATAGATGGAAGGTTGTTAGTGGACGGTGGAGTTGTTGATCGGGTGCCCGTTTCGGTTGTAAAGGAAATGGGTGCTGATATCGTCATTGCTGTAGATGTGTCACATGTAAAAAGGAATGAAGACATTACATCAATTTTTGATGTTATTCTCCAAAGCTTAGATATTATGCAAGATGAACTAGTTCATCACAGGGAAATAGCATCTGATGTGATGATAAGGCCACATGTTGAACAGTATAGTTCAAGAGCTTTCACGAATATTAAAGAAATCATTGAGATTGGGGAAACAGAAGCTCAGAAACATGTAGATAAAATTCAAGATCTTATCGTAAAGTGGAAGGAGACAAATTTTTAATGAAGAATAAATCACTGCTTAGATCTAGTCTAATTGTTTTAATTATTATCCTTATCATATCCTTCATTAAACTTCCGTACTACATTACTCAGCCAGGTATGGCATCTGAATTGGAACCAATTATTAAGGTTGAAAATGGTGATGAAAATGAGAAAGGAAGTTTTTCTTTAACAACTGTCCGCTTCGGCAGGGCAAACCCTTTTACATATATATGGGCCAAGCTTCAAGACTACCATTATATCCATCCATTAGAAGATATTAAAAGAGAGGATGAAACAGATAAAGAGTACTTTAACAGACAATTACATATGATGGAGGTTTCACAAGAATCTGCCATAACAATTGCCTATCAAAAAGCAAACAAAAAGGTAGAGTATACATTTCATGGAATATATGTTGATGGAATAATTAAGGAAATGCCTGCAGGAAGTATATTAGAAGTTGGAGATCGCATATACAAGGTAGATAATAAAGAATTTCAAACAGCTGAAGAATTTATAGAATATGTTAGTCAGAAAAAAGAAGGAGAAGAAGTAACAATCACATTTGAACGTGAAGGGAAACAGGACCAAGCTACGCTGCCATTAACGTCATTCCCTAATGATCCCGATAAAGTAGGGATTGGAATATCGTTAGTGACAGATCGACAATTAGATGTAGACCCTGATATTGAATTGAAAACTGAGGAAATTGGTGGGCCTTCAGCTGGTCTAATGATGTCACTAGAAATTTATAATCAATTAACTAAAGGTGATTTGACCAAAGGTTACGAAATAGCTGGGACAGGAACAATTAGTTCGTCAGGGGAAGTAGGACCTATTGGTGGTATTTCGCAGAAAATTGTCGCAGCAGATCGACAAGGAATTGACGTATTCTTTGCTCCTAATGAAAAAGACAGCCCAACATCAAATTATAAAGAAGCCATTGAAACAGGTGAAAACATACAGACTAAGATGGAGATTATTCCGATAGACACTTTTGATGAAGCGGTAGAATATCTACTAAACTTAGAGGAGAAAGGATGAATTTTATCCTTTCTCTTTCTTTATTAAAAAA
This genomic stretch from Metabacillus sp. B2-18 harbors:
- a CDS encoding YlbF family regulator; this translates as MFATLESTLLVDQAEELANLVLQSETVEEYRRSFNILKKDQEAQQLIQEFTKIKDLYEDVQRFGKYHPDYRKITKDLRDIKREVDLNESISNFKKAENEVQSLLDEISVQIGQAVSIHVKVPTGNPFFESSCGGGCGSGGSCGCKVS
- a CDS encoding YlbG family protein; this encodes MFEKRQGIVVWLHTLKQLKMLRKFGNVHYVSKKLKYVVLYCNMDVTEQTIQKLSSYSYVKHVEPSYKPFLKLEFESKIDKAKEYDYKIGL
- a CDS encoding DUF7147 family protein, translated to MIQRFIELGEGYSDIYELIETAMANKHRVTHLLALHTKLNDKDVTSVVVIMKPTDPGNFQALYICREGIPNPNQLENKRYDLFNELAKTLQKNIISFDVKPSSMFNETDLYYQYLIGILRLNHLIPPLQ
- the rsmD gene encoding 16S rRNA (guanine(966)-N(2))-methyltransferase RsmD, with the translated sequence MRVVSGNYKGRQLKAVPGTTTRPTTDKVKEAIFNMVGPYFDGGLALDLFAGSGGLGIEALSRGIERCIFVDREPKAIQTIHKNLEICQATEFEVYRNDAERALKAIIKRELRFQLILLDPPYKQQKLKALLKMISENGLLDKNGFIVTEHGSDIVLTEEVEELVQVKQETYGTSSITIYSNKEAIGEDE
- the coaD gene encoding pantetheine-phosphate adenylyltransferase; this translates as MGSIAVCPGSFDPITYGHLDIIKRGAKVFEEVYVCVLNNASKQPLFTVDERCELIREVTKEMPNVIVESYRGLLIDYVREKNAQAILRGLRAVSDFEYEMQITSMNRVLDENIETFFMMTNNQYSFLSSSIVKEVAKYKGDISELVPEVVEKALKTKFVNE
- the ylbJ gene encoding sporulation integral membrane protein YlbJ, which translates into the protein MSLSKLKTIILAIFISGLTVAIILNPKESLDASTRGLSIWWEVVFPSLLPFFIVSELLIGFGVVKFIGVLLEPLMRPIFRVPGVGGFVWAMGMASGNPAGAKLTARMRQEKQLTTVQAERLVSFTSSSNPLFIFGAVAVGFFDNPSLGILLAASHYLGNLGVGLTMRFYGGSDSVIQPKKKKSFFSPLSIALKELHATRVSETRPLGKMLGDAVISSIQTLLMIGGFIILFSVFNKILAIISVTEIIGLIFSGFLAFFHIATDLSVPLITGIFEITLGNQLVSETNANLLDKVMIASFILAFGGLSIQAQVASILADTDIRFKPFFIARILQGFYSSFIAYLLFKPLYLNLQAHNTSDLPVILMTNGPEWAKIYWEIVIHTGPIITLASLLLYIILYGKRNVFTKLS
- a CDS encoding patatin-like phospholipase family protein, which encodes MKKEPKIGLALGSGGARGFAHLGVLKVLKENGIPIDLIAGSSMGAVVGTLYAAGTSIERLYQFALAFKRKYYLDYTVPKMGFISGNRVKELIRLFTHQKDFHQLNIPVAVVATDLYDGKKVIFKEGPVADAVRASIAIPGIFVPEKIDGRLLVDGGVVDRVPVSVVKEMGADIVIAVDVSHVKRNEDITSIFDVILQSLDIMQDELVHHREIASDVMIRPHVEQYSSRAFTNIKEIIEIGETEAQKHVDKIQDLIVKWKETNF
- a CDS encoding SepM family pheromone-processing serine protease; the encoded protein is MKNKSLLRSSLIVLIIILIISFIKLPYYITQPGMASELEPIIKVENGDENEKGSFSLTTVRFGRANPFTYIWAKLQDYHYIHPLEDIKREDETDKEYFNRQLHMMEVSQESAITIAYQKANKKVEYTFHGIYVDGIIKEMPAGSILEVGDRIYKVDNKEFQTAEEFIEYVSQKKEGEEVTITFEREGKQDQATLPLTSFPNDPDKVGIGISLVTDRQLDVDPDIELKTEEIGGPSAGLMMSLEIYNQLTKGDLTKGYEIAGTGTISSSGEVGPIGGISQKIVAADRQGIDVFFAPNEKDSPTSNYKEAIETGENIQTKMEIIPIDTFDEAVEYLLNLEEKG